The following coding sequences lie in one Myxococcus xanthus genomic window:
- a CDS encoding trypsin-like serine peptidase: protein MSTTAQGREPLHRARRTLRDLPKVRESLHPEGVEALVATHFPPSWRVPTSVVGKVTADALRDELRELLTTGAQVLARLEHSGEDTALSETERTALETVVAFFGRPALAIRNGSFGAPPVGWEMLEQHREHIERTIDATGRIELAGSGMLGTGFLVTDELVMTNRHVAQHFCRQATDKWVLRLGVVPRVDWLGEHQRDAQATFPIQGVAAVHTVHDLALLRLGAPKGAVLRPAPLRLATQAPDATDSRALYCVGYPMKDHSRTPPEVLLRIFEDTFGVKRLQPGELLSLDPARQQLSHDCSTLGGSSGSPIVDLETHAVLGLHFGGTRQENHAVALWQLADDPLLSRAGVRFANP, encoded by the coding sequence ATGAGCACCACCGCGCAAGGCCGTGAGCCGTTGCACCGGGCACGCCGCACCCTCCGCGACCTGCCGAAGGTCCGCGAGTCGCTTCACCCCGAGGGCGTGGAGGCGCTCGTCGCCACGCACTTTCCACCGTCCTGGCGCGTGCCCACCTCCGTCGTCGGCAAGGTGACTGCCGACGCCCTGCGCGACGAACTTCGTGAACTGCTGACGACGGGCGCGCAGGTCCTCGCGCGGCTGGAGCATTCGGGGGAGGACACGGCCCTCTCCGAAACCGAGCGGACGGCGCTGGAAACGGTCGTCGCCTTCTTCGGGCGCCCTGCCCTCGCCATCCGGAACGGCAGCTTTGGTGCGCCGCCCGTGGGGTGGGAGATGTTGGAGCAACACCGCGAGCACATTGAGCGGACCATCGACGCCACCGGGCGCATCGAGCTGGCCGGAAGCGGCATGCTCGGCACGGGCTTCCTGGTGACCGATGAGCTGGTGATGACCAACCGTCACGTCGCGCAGCACTTCTGTCGGCAGGCGACGGACAAGTGGGTGCTGCGGCTCGGCGTGGTGCCTCGGGTGGACTGGCTGGGTGAGCACCAGCGTGATGCCCAGGCCACCTTCCCCATCCAAGGCGTCGCGGCGGTTCACACCGTGCATGACCTGGCGCTGCTGCGACTGGGCGCTCCCAAGGGAGCGGTGCTGCGTCCCGCCCCGCTGCGGCTCGCCACCCAAGCACCGGACGCGACGGACTCCCGCGCCTTGTACTGCGTGGGCTACCCGATGAAGGACCACAGCCGGACGCCGCCCGAGGTGCTGCTGCGCATCTTCGAGGACACCTTCGGCGTGAAGCGGCTCCAGCCAGGAGAGCTGCTCTCGCTCGACCCGGCCCGGCAGCAGCTCTCCCATGACTGCTCCACGTTGGGAGGCAGCTCCGGCTCGCCCATCGTGGATTTGGAGACGCACGCCGTGCTCGGCCTGCACTTCGGTGGCACCCGACAGGAGAACCACGCCGTCGCGCTGTGGCAACTGGCGGACGACCCGCTGCTGAGTCGCGCGGGCGTCCGCTTCGCCAATCCGTGA